The Crocosphaera subtropica ATCC 51142 genome includes a window with the following:
- a CDS encoding phospholipid carrier-dependent glycosyltransferase has product MFRFFLIISTFFFVSLALRFWNLGQFNTLVFDEVYYAKFANNYLTQTPFFNSHPPLTEYLIAIGIWMGSWFPASPDITNNLTGSWHSTVSYRWLNALTGSFFPIILGAIAYQLTHRYSYTIIVTFLATLEGLFLVESRYALNNIYLVNFGLLSHLLFLLFINQKKYLCLTLSGIFLGAASAIKWNGLGFLLGIYLIIFIVYLSQKLKHLFDSRNLGIVENINCLKPSLLLFNLLVIPMFTYSILWLPYLLLNPEYSWWEIHQKIWSFHQSIGDSSDVHPYCSKWYSWLIMARPIAYFYEKINTPSGTIIYDVHAMGNPILWWLATGSILIFSIFMIVTLFKQKYNPYLSVILFIIINYFANLLPWTLVSRCTFLYHYMPSYSFSLLGIGLIIEQCLISGLIINRRLGIILLLLISFAFIYWLPIYLGLPLSLRGFDLRMLPNWI; this is encoded by the coding sequence ATGTTTAGATTTTTTTTGATAATTTCAACATTTTTTTTTGTATCTCTAGCTTTACGATTTTGGAATTTAGGACAATTTAATACTCTGGTATTCGATGAAGTTTATTATGCTAAGTTTGCCAACAATTATTTAACTCAAACACCTTTTTTTAATTCTCATCCTCCCCTAACAGAATATTTAATAGCCATCGGAATTTGGATGGGATCTTGGTTTCCGGCTTCTCCTGACATTACTAATAATTTAACTGGATCTTGGCACTCTACTGTTAGTTATCGTTGGTTAAATGCCTTAACTGGTTCTTTTTTTCCTATCATTTTAGGAGCGATCGCTTATCAACTTACTCATCGTTATTCTTATACTATAATTGTCACTTTTCTGGCCACGTTAGAGGGATTATTTTTAGTGGAATCTCGTTATGCTTTGAATAATATTTATTTAGTTAATTTCGGCTTATTAAGTCATTTATTATTCTTGCTTTTTATTAATCAAAAAAAATATTTGTGTTTAACATTAAGTGGTATCTTTTTAGGAGCAGCATCAGCTATTAAGTGGAATGGTTTAGGCTTTTTATTAGGAATTTATTTGATTATTTTTATTGTTTACTTATCTCAAAAATTAAAGCATTTATTTGATTCTAGAAATTTAGGAATAGTTGAAAATATAAATTGTTTAAAACCTTCTTTATTACTATTTAATTTGTTGGTCATTCCCATGTTTACTTATAGTATTCTTTGGTTACCCTATCTATTATTAAATCCTGAGTATAGTTGGTGGGAAATTCATCAAAAAATATGGTCTTTTCATCAAAGTATCGGGGATAGTTCTGACGTTCATCCCTATTGTTCTAAATGGTACAGTTGGTTAATTATGGCCAGGCCAATTGCTTATTTTTATGAGAAAATAAATACACCATCGGGAACGATTATTTATGATGTTCATGCTATGGGAAATCCTATTTTATGGTGGTTAGCAACGGGTTCGATTTTAATTTTTAGTATTTTTATGATTGTAACTTTATTTAAACAAAAGTATAATCCTTACCTTTCAGTCATTTTATTTATTATTATTAATTATTTTGCTAATTTATTACCTTGGACATTAGTTAGTCGTTGTACATTTTTATATCATTATATGCCTTCTTACAGCTTTTCTTTACTAGGAATTGGTTTAATTATTGAACAGTGTTTAATCAGTGGATTGATTATTAATCGTCGTTTAGGAATCATACTATTGTTATTAATTAGCTTTGCTTTTATTTACTGGTTACCTATTTATTTAGGACTTCCTCTATCTCTAAGAGGATTTGATTTAAGGATGTTACCTAACTGGATTTGA
- a CDS encoding type II toxin-antitoxin system RelE/ParE family toxin, with amino-acid sequence MRDRREQDLILKRLEKLKIEPEKQGKELTKELKGYRSIRAVGQRYRIVYQIENQKIIVIVVAMGRRKQGDKNDIYEVMKDLLSEISQEEE; translated from the coding sequence ATTAGAGATCGTAGAGAACAAGATTTAATTTTAAAACGTTTAGAAAAGCTAAAAATTGAACCTGAAAAACAAGGTAAAGAATTAACTAAAGAACTTAAAGGATATCGTAGTATTCGTGCAGTTGGACAACGATACAGAATTGTTTATCAAATTGAAAACCAAAAAATAATAGTTATAGTTGTTGCTATGGGAAGACGTAAACAAGGAGATAAAAATGATATCTACGAAGTTATGAAAGATTTATTATCAGAAATTTCACAAGAAGAAGAATAG
- a CDS encoding type II toxin-antitoxin system Phd/YefM family antitoxin yields the protein MAKYITLNQAQKELSQLPDEIIDEPMIITDKDKPVIIAMSPSQLDSLLETIKILSDQEFCQQLKIGIKELNQGETISLEELKDELGL from the coding sequence ATGGCTAAATACATAACCCTTAACCAAGCACAAAAAGAATTATCTCAATTACCTGATGAGATTATTGACGAACCTATGATTATTACTGATAAAGATAAACCGGTAATCATTGCAATGAGTCCATCACAATTAGATTCTTTGTTAGAAACAATTAAAATTTTATCAGATCAAGAATTTTGTCAACAATTAAAAATAGGAATAAAAGAACTGAATCAAGGTGAAACCATTAGTTTAGAAGAACTTAAAGATGAATTGGGATTATAA